The following are from one region of the Thermococcus cleftensis genome:
- a CDS encoding NCS2 family permease, whose product MGWFENYFEFDRHGTDMRTEILAGVTTFMTMAYILFVNPAILSDAMGKEAFSSLVAVTALSAGFATILMGLYAKKPFALAPGMGLNAYFAYSVVLGMGYDWRVALAAVFVEGLIFIVLSVTKVRSAVIHAIPISQKYAIGAGIGLFLTFIGLNDVGLLTAVVNDAGVLQFTGLNTAALTSGKILLFFFGLFLAMVLISLRVKGSLLISILATSVIGWVTGIAPWPDQLFSTPDISYTFMQMDLKGLLNVGALGVIFAFFMVDFFDTLGTVTGLSAKAGFLTRDGKVPDAEKILLTDAIGTTVGAILGTSTVTTYIESAAGIEEGGRTGMTALVTGLLFLGIGLFIAPLAGAIPAFATAPALVIVGYYMLSAIKEVNFADHTEAIPAFLVLITIPYTYSIADGIGIGFISYTILKIFSGRRDEVHPLMYALSIIFLAYFAYLGGVF is encoded by the coding sequence ATGGGGTGGTTCGAGAACTACTTCGAGTTTGATAGGCACGGCACCGACATGAGAACCGAGATTCTGGCGGGTGTTACGACCTTCATGACCATGGCCTACATTCTCTTCGTGAACCCAGCCATACTCAGCGATGCCATGGGCAAAGAAGCTTTTAGCTCGCTCGTAGCTGTTACCGCTCTCTCGGCTGGTTTCGCAACGATCCTCATGGGGCTGTACGCCAAGAAGCCCTTCGCCCTCGCGCCGGGAATGGGACTGAACGCTTACTTCGCCTACAGCGTTGTCCTTGGAATGGGCTACGACTGGAGGGTGGCGCTCGCTGCGGTGTTCGTTGAAGGTTTAATCTTCATAGTCCTCAGCGTCACAAAGGTGAGGAGCGCGGTAATCCACGCGATACCCATAAGCCAGAAGTACGCGATAGGTGCCGGTATAGGCCTCTTCCTGACCTTCATCGGCCTGAACGACGTCGGCCTGCTCACCGCCGTGGTGAACGACGCGGGGGTGCTCCAGTTCACCGGCCTCAACACCGCCGCACTGACCAGCGGGAAGATACTGCTCTTCTTCTTCGGCCTGTTCCTGGCGATGGTTCTCATATCCCTCCGCGTCAAGGGCTCGCTGCTCATCTCAATCCTCGCCACGAGCGTCATCGGCTGGGTCACCGGGATCGCCCCCTGGCCGGACCAGCTCTTCTCAACGCCCGACATCAGCTACACCTTCATGCAGATGGACCTCAAGGGACTCCTCAACGTCGGGGCGCTCGGGGTTATCTTCGCCTTCTTCATGGTGGACTTCTTCGACACCCTGGGAACGGTAACAGGCCTGAGCGCCAAGGCGGGCTTTCTAACCAGGGACGGAAAGGTTCCCGACGCCGAGAAGATACTCCTCACCGACGCGATAGGAACGACGGTTGGAGCGATTCTCGGAACTTCCACCGTCACAACCTACATCGAGAGCGCCGCTGGTATAGAGGAGGGTGGAAGAACCGGAATGACGGCCCTCGTTACCGGCCTGCTCTTCCTCGGAATAGGACTCTTCATAGCACCGCTGGCCGGGGCCATACCGGCCTTTGCAACGGCTCCGGCACTCGTCATAGTGGGTTACTACATGCTCAGCGCCATAAAGGAAGTGAACTTCGCAGACCACACAGAGGCTATTCCCGCTTTCCTTGTGCTCATAACCATACCCTACACCTACTCGATAGCGGACGGAATAGGCATCGGCTTCATCAGCTACACGATACTCAAGATCTTCAGCGGCAGGAGGGACGAGGTGCACCCGCTGATGTACGCCCTCTCGATAATCTTCCTGGCCTACTTCGCCTACCTGGGTGGGGTCTTTTGA
- a CDS encoding metal-dependent transcriptional regulator yields MEVSKREEEYLETMYILHKNKGVIRVKDIAKMMRVKPPSVVDALKKLASKGLVEYEKYDRILLTDAGKAIAEETYSKHLLLTQFFIDILGIPPEIAERDACQFEHYVSEITVNRIREFAQFIQEQCPYVLKQFLKEKLAENAKSE; encoded by the coding sequence TTGGAGGTAAGCAAGAGGGAAGAAGAATACTTGGAGACCATGTACATTCTCCATAAAAACAAGGGGGTCATTCGGGTTAAGGACATAGCTAAAATGATGCGCGTCAAGCCGCCGAGCGTGGTCGATGCCCTCAAGAAGCTCGCCAGCAAGGGGCTGGTCGAGTACGAGAAGTACGACAGGATCCTCCTCACCGACGCGGGAAAGGCTATAGCGGAGGAGACGTACTCCAAGCACCTGCTCCTTACTCAGTTCTTCATCGATATCCTTGGAATTCCCCCCGAGATAGCGGAACGCGACGCCTGCCAGTTTGAGCACTACGTGAGTGAAATAACGGTTAACAGGATAAGGGAGTTCGCCCAGTTCATTCAGGAGCAGTGCCCCTACGTGCTCAAGCAGTTCCTCAAAGAGAAGCTGGCCGAGAACGCGAAGTCGGAGTGA
- the scpB gene encoding SMC-Scp complex subunit ScpB, translating to MGLLEDKALVEAALFVSGRPLSVKELSRALGIRSLDYLEKLIELIAAEYAERKSAIEVVRVLGDKYVMQVKQEYSQRVVHLMPRPDLRTGELKTLALIAYLQPIEQSKVVKLRGSQAYEHIRKLLEMGLIYAEPYERTKLLGTTPKFAELYGFPENDPNIIKEAFRKVVHAEYSDLIAKLDGKDQKSTTEETTETAPEAGR from the coding sequence ATGGGACTGCTGGAAGACAAGGCTCTGGTCGAGGCCGCCCTCTTCGTTTCTGGCAGGCCGCTCAGCGTGAAGGAGCTGTCGAGGGCGCTTGGCATAAGGTCCCTCGACTACCTGGAGAAGCTAATCGAGCTTATAGCGGCCGAGTACGCCGAGAGGAAGAGCGCCATAGAGGTCGTCAGGGTTCTGGGTGACAAGTACGTCATGCAGGTGAAGCAGGAGTACAGCCAGCGCGTGGTTCACCTGATGCCGAGGCCCGACCTCAGAACCGGTGAGCTGAAGACGCTCGCTCTCATAGCCTACCTCCAGCCGATAGAGCAGAGCAAGGTCGTCAAGCTCAGGGGGAGCCAGGCCTACGAGCACATAAGGAAGCTCCTGGAGATGGGCCTCATCTACGCCGAACCGTACGAGAGGACTAAGCTCCTCGGAACAACGCCGAAATTCGCCGAGCTATACGGATTCCCCGAGAACGATCCCAACATCATAAAGGAGGCCTTCAGAAAGGTGGTTCACGCGGAGTACAGCGACCTCATAGCGAAGCTCGACGGAAAGGACCAAAAAAGCACAACCGAAGAAACCACCGAGACGGCCCCAGAGGCAGGTAGATGA
- a CDS encoding OB-fold nucleic acid binding domain-containing protein, with translation MGVLTKEQIVEKIERERGLSRDEIEGRISQIVAREGISEHAAALMLAEELGINVEGEDELLHITDLVPGMTGVNIVARVMRKYPPREYRKRDGSTGQVANLIIYDSTGKARLVLWDGLVSKYYNELNPGDVIKVIDPSVREGRGGIELHANFRTRIILNPEDPRVDEIPPLEEVRSYNYQRRKIGELMGGERFVEVRGTIARLYRVTVYDACPECRRKVDYDPATNSWICPEHGEVKPVKITIIDFGLDDSTGYIRTTLFGDDAAELIGEDPEEIAEKLRELVEGGLTMREAGRKLAEENYYHLLGREIVVRGNVVDDKFLGLILKAFGWEEVDPRREIARVRAELRKAIAELEGGE, from the coding sequence ATGGGGGTACTGACAAAAGAGCAGATCGTGGAGAAGATTGAGAGGGAACGCGGCCTCTCGAGAGATGAAATCGAGGGGAGAATATCGCAGATAGTGGCGAGAGAAGGCATATCCGAGCACGCCGCGGCCCTGATGCTGGCCGAAGAGCTTGGAATAAACGTAGAAGGAGAAGATGAGCTTCTCCACATAACCGACCTGGTTCCGGGAATGACCGGCGTGAACATCGTTGCGAGGGTTATGAGGAAGTACCCTCCGAGGGAGTACAGGAAGAGGGACGGCTCCACGGGACAGGTGGCAAACCTGATAATCTATGACTCGACCGGTAAGGCCAGGCTCGTCCTCTGGGACGGCCTGGTGAGCAAGTACTACAACGAGCTGAACCCGGGCGACGTGATAAAGGTAATCGACCCCAGCGTGAGAGAGGGGAGGGGCGGAATCGAGCTCCACGCCAACTTCAGAACGAGGATAATCCTCAATCCAGAGGACCCACGCGTCGATGAGATACCGCCGCTCGAGGAGGTCAGGAGCTACAACTATCAGAGGAGGAAGATAGGTGAGCTGATGGGCGGCGAGAGGTTCGTTGAGGTTCGTGGAACCATAGCCAGACTCTACCGCGTTACGGTTTACGACGCCTGTCCCGAGTGCAGGCGGAAGGTGGACTACGACCCGGCCACTAACTCCTGGATCTGCCCGGAGCACGGGGAGGTCAAGCCTGTCAAGATCACCATAATAGACTTCGGCCTGGACGACTCAACGGGCTACATAAGGACCACCCTCTTCGGCGACGACGCGGCCGAACTGATAGGTGAGGACCCGGAGGAAATAGCTGAAAAGCTCAGAGAGCTCGTCGAGGGCGGCCTCACCATGAGGGAGGCCGGCAGGAAGCTGGCCGAGGAGAACTACTACCACCTCCTCGGGAGGGAGATAGTGGTCAGGGGCAACGTCGTGGACGACAAGTTCCTCGGGCTTATCCTCAAGGCCTTTGGCTGGGAGGAGGTGGACCCGAGGAGGGAGATAGCAAGGGTCAGGGCGGAGCTGAGAAAGGCCATAGCCGAGCTCGAGGGTGGTGAGTGA
- a CDS encoding replication factor A complex, RPA14 subunit, whose protein sequence is MEEVRFRRRKPAVERKIGEIREDDTRVSLIGKAFKVDKMDYTFWLDDGTGVILIESEDNVLPENGQIVRVIGRVIRNEEGVHVFGEVIQDFSNADLDALEEIRELERKVLPKVEGIIEFFGGEEL, encoded by the coding sequence ATGGAAGAGGTAAGGTTCCGCAGAAGAAAGCCCGCCGTCGAGAGAAAGATAGGCGAGATAAGGGAGGACGACACCAGGGTCTCGCTCATAGGTAAGGCCTTCAAGGTCGATAAGATGGACTACACATTCTGGCTCGACGACGGAACCGGGGTCATACTCATCGAGAGCGAGGACAACGTTCTTCCCGAGAACGGGCAGATCGTCAGGGTCATCGGAAGGGTCATCAGGAACGAGGAGGGGGTGCACGTCTTCGGCGAGGTCATACAGGACTTCAGCAACGCAGACCTCGATGCGCTGGAGGAGATACGGGAGCTTGAGAGGAAAGTTCTGCCCAAAGTCGAGGGCATCATAGAGTTCTTCGGGGGTGAGGAACTATGA
- a CDS encoding OB-fold nucleic acid binding domain-containing protein, giving the protein MKKRLPASRVYLRDIIEGYYVKSEGDFEPNYLITRDARKVYRVKVVATVVREPVISADETYGKLQIDDGTGTIWVLGFRDDTRFIRLVKKGDLVQIIGKVAEWRDDKQILVEGIAKVEPNMWILHRFETLKEKVEHARKAKIAFEIYDKYGITAKAKVIAKNRGVSEEMLLTIDELYTMMLEQRTLEEELFEEGATEEVNEENPELEKAKEAVLSLLREKGKALSHKFIVKKLSQEFDEGLLEEAITQLLAEGEIYEPEIGYYEPL; this is encoded by the coding sequence ATGAAGAAGCGCCTTCCAGCGAGCAGGGTTTACCTCAGGGACATCATAGAGGGCTACTACGTCAAGAGCGAGGGCGACTTTGAGCCCAACTACCTGATAACCCGCGACGCCAGAAAGGTCTACCGCGTTAAAGTCGTCGCTACCGTCGTGAGGGAGCCTGTCATAAGCGCGGACGAGACCTACGGGAAGCTCCAGATCGACGACGGAACCGGAACTATATGGGTGCTCGGCTTCCGCGACGATACAAGGTTCATCAGGCTCGTGAAGAAGGGCGATCTCGTTCAGATAATCGGAAAAGTGGCGGAGTGGCGCGACGACAAGCAGATACTCGTTGAGGGCATAGCCAAGGTCGAGCCGAATATGTGGATACTCCACCGCTTCGAGACGCTGAAGGAGAAGGTAGAACACGCAAGGAAAGCGAAGATTGCCTTTGAGATATACGACAAATACGGAATCACAGCAAAGGCAAAGGTCATAGCCAAGAACAGGGGCGTCAGCGAAGAGATGCTCCTTACCATAGACGAGCTGTACACGATGATGCTCGAGCAGAGGACACTCGAGGAAGAACTGTTCGAGGAGGGCGCAACGGAGGAGGTAAATGAGGAGAACCCCGAGCTGGAAAAGGCCAAGGAAGCCGTGCTGAGTCTGCTTCGCGAGAAGGGCAAGGCGTTGTCCCACAAGTTCATCGTCAAGAAGCTCTCCCAGGAGTTCGATGAGGGACTCCTTGAGGAGGCGATAACCCAGCTGTTGGCAGAGGGTGAGATATACGAGCCAGAGATAGGCTACTACGAGCCGCTGTGA